The following proteins are co-located in the Trichormus variabilis 0441 genome:
- a CDS encoding DNA/RNA non-specific endonuclease has product MKKSKFSKTILLIALPAISLILLSYLQNPLTAQTSSVHLTMGNPSGANTSYSNLLLSKPQYAVSYNCYRGTPNWVSWQLNTSWLGSAPRQDDFRADTTLPSGCYRVTSSDYSGSGFDRGHMTPSADRTNTIANNSATFLMTNMIPQAPDNNQGVWANLENYCRDLVVNQGKELYIISGSYGTGGTGSNGTFSTIAGGKVTVPARTWKVIVVLNRPNSGAASVTTSTRVIAVNIPNTQGVRYANWRDYRVSVDSIEVNTGYDLLSNVSTTTQSVIEARVDNL; this is encoded by the coding sequence ATGAAGAAGTCTAAATTTTCTAAGACTATTCTACTTATTGCCTTACCAGCAATATCATTAATCCTGCTTAGTTATCTACAAAATCCCTTAACTGCCCAAACCTCAAGTGTTCATTTAACGATGGGCAATCCTAGTGGGGCTAATACTAGTTACAGTAATCTTTTATTAAGCAAACCTCAATATGCAGTTTCTTACAATTGCTATAGAGGGACACCAAATTGGGTAAGTTGGCAGTTAAATACATCATGGCTCGGAAGTGCGCCTCGCCAAGATGATTTTCGTGCAGATACTACATTACCTTCAGGCTGCTACCGAGTTACTTCCTCTGATTACAGTGGTAGTGGCTTTGACCGTGGTCACATGACTCCTTCAGCAGATAGAACAAATACAATTGCAAATAACTCTGCTACTTTTTTGATGACAAATATGATACCCCAAGCACCTGATAATAATCAGGGAGTATGGGCAAATCTAGAAAATTATTGTCGAGATTTAGTGGTCAATCAAGGTAAAGAACTCTATATTATTTCTGGTTCCTATGGCACTGGTGGAACCGGGTCGAATGGAACCTTCAGCACTATTGCTGGTGGTAAAGTTACAGTCCCAGCTAGAACTTGGAAAGTTATTGTAGTCCTAAATAGACCAAATTCTGGTGCTGCCAGCGTAACGACTAGCACAAGAGTAATTGCTGTAAACATACCTAATACACAAGGTGTTAGATATGCAAATTGGAGAGACTACAGAGTTAGTGTTGACTCTATCGAAGTAAACACTGGTTACGATTTGCTCTCTAATGTCTCTACAACTACTCAATCTGTAATTGAGGCTAGAGTTGACAATTTGTAA
- a CDS encoding nuclease A inhibitor family protein yields the protein MANKITEKLKQATDSLLMMSESEYPFEVFSWSNQVQEPLTNQKLIQLTGHSQDTSVEEVELDYLFRNCALEKEWHDEIQRQNVQKFQSLVKTLKDNLTNIHVYRIGTINIDIYIIGKTPSGDLAGITTKVVET from the coding sequence ATGGCTAATAAAATTACTGAAAAGCTCAAGCAAGCTACCGATAGTTTGCTAATGATGAGTGAATCAGAGTATCCTTTTGAAGTGTTTTCATGGTCTAACCAAGTTCAAGAACCTTTGACAAATCAAAAACTTATTCAGTTAACAGGACATTCCCAAGATACATCAGTTGAAGAAGTAGAACTAGATTATTTATTTCGTAACTGTGCTTTAGAAAAAGAATGGCACGATGAAATACAAAGACAAAATGTGCAGAAGTTTCAATCACTTGTCAAAACATTAAAAGATAATCTGACTAATATTCATGTCTATCGGATAGGCACGATAAATATCGATATCTATATTATTGGTAAAACACCATCTGGGGATTTAGCGGGAATTACCACAAAAGTTGTAGAAACCTAA
- a CDS encoding DUF1269 domain-containing protein — MSELVVVNFDDKYKADAVLLELLKLEQEYLADLEDAVIITKNAQGKIRVKPYHDLVKPGDLSNELWGGIISSTFFHRFLTIKESVFDSNFLTEVEESLKPNSSSLFVLINYAHPEKIIAEFHRFEGKLIRTTLSKHQIDNLQKTYQKA, encoded by the coding sequence ATGAGTGAATTAGTTGTAGTCAACTTTGATGACAAATACAAAGCAGATGCAGTGCTTCTAGAACTGCTAAAACTTGAACAAGAGTATTTAGCTGACTTGGAAGATGCAGTTATTATCACCAAAAATGCACAGGGTAAGATTAGGGTTAAACCGTATCATGATTTAGTTAAACCCGGTGATCTGAGCAATGAACTTTGGGGTGGAATCATTAGCTCCACTTTCTTTCACCGCTTTCTGACAATTAAAGAGAGCGTGTTTGATAGTAATTTCTTAACCGAAGTTGAAGAATCTTTAAAGCCAAATTCTTCATCTTTATTTGTCCTGATTAATTATGCTCACCCAGAGAAAATAATTGCGGAATTTCATCGGTTTGAAGGAAAGTTAATTAGAACAACTCTGTCTAAACACCAAATAGATAATCTACAAAAAACTTACCAAAAAGCCTAA
- a CDS encoding SMI1/KNR4 family protein — MVRGEWMWEVRYLNAELLDLKLWGEGCRLYQIRQMGDDEICLIQTDDTPQESLCERWQVVYAERGAVQQLLFEFTDEAEACEFMYREIKRIKHPHLVGLFPTDAEAEQFCQVLTQLEIQFSHDPQGRVRVYDQEIFTVERHFGCQLPLRKWLSVPERIHVTLARLRKFDPYNCYAQITTNPPIGSEAKLSELEAEHRIKLPEVYRTFLLEVCNGGNWERLGHYWSAEEVMANNSAQLWNQPLPEFLAKLKAAKSGDWLTNPGNRQYPGLLRIVDWDNPVRDLFLTQEGYEVEIQGDWIRFCEFSPEQWLKDFLDDIQYGLFPIEGLLAFLRSGELIRDYPYFHTVNFARLLAETIGLNIDPELTNEQVKMSDEIDYKINQWRIENMGKMRYNFGFNAEQAEVRRQRILERLEYLYQLYS, encoded by the coding sequence ATGGTAAGAGGTGAGTGGATGTGGGAAGTCAGATATCTGAATGCAGAGTTACTCGATCTCAAACTTTGGGGCGAAGGCTGTCGCCTGTATCAGATTCGCCAAATGGGTGATGATGAGATTTGCTTGATTCAAACAGATGATACTCCGCAGGAGTCGCTATGCGAACGCTGGCAAGTTGTATATGCTGAACGTGGTGCGGTTCAACAACTGCTGTTTGAATTTACGGATGAGGCTGAAGCTTGTGAGTTTATGTATCGGGAGATAAAGAGAATCAAGCATCCCCATCTTGTAGGGCTATTTCCGACTGATGCAGAGGCAGAGCAGTTCTGTCAGGTGTTGACTCAGTTAGAAATTCAATTCTCTCACGACCCGCAAGGAAGGGTGAGGGTGTACGATCAAGAAATTTTTACAGTGGAGCGTCACTTCGGTTGCCAATTACCCCTGCGAAAATGGTTAAGTGTTCCTGAACGAATTCACGTCACCCTCGCTCGATTGCGAAAATTCGATCCATACAATTGCTATGCCCAAATTACGACTAATCCGCCAATTGGTTCTGAAGCAAAATTGAGCGAGTTAGAAGCAGAACATAGAATTAAACTGCCTGAAGTTTACAGAACATTTTTGCTAGAAGTTTGCAATGGTGGCAATTGGGAACGGCTAGGACATTACTGGTCGGCTGAGGAAGTTATGGCAAACAATTCTGCTCAACTATGGAATCAGCCTTTACCTGAGTTCCTCGCAAAGTTGAAAGCGGCAAAGTCGGGGGATTGGCTCACAAATCCAGGAAATCGGCAATATCCAGGGTTGTTACGAATTGTCGATTGGGATAATCCTGTGCGCGATTTGTTTCTCACCCAGGAAGGTTACGAGGTGGAAATTCAGGGAGATTGGATTCGTTTTTGTGAGTTTTCCCCAGAACAATGGCTCAAAGATTTTCTAGATGATATTCAATATGGGTTATTTCCAATTGAAGGATTACTGGCTTTTCTTCGCTCTGGGGAATTAATTCGAGATTACCCATACTTCCACACTGTGAATTTTGCCAGACTCCTTGCAGAAACGATTGGACTCAATATCGATCCTGAACTCACAAATGAGCAAGTGAAGATGAGCGATGAAATAGATTATAAAATCAACCAATGGCGAATTGAGAATATGGGTAAGATGCGGTACAACTTTGGCTTTAATGCAGAGCAAGCTGAGGTGCGAAGGCAACGAATTTTAGAAAGACTGGAATATTTATATCAACTTTATTCCTAA
- a CDS encoding DUF2809 domain-containing protein, with protein sequence MPKQFCNLKWLRFNRTSFTLFAILLAIVVIIALFFRDDWIRPLLGDVLIVMVIAYFVHAFIAVPLRKVAIGTLIFAYLIEFLQFLNLIDILGWRNSQLAHLTIGSTFDWRDLVAYTLGIAIVLLSANRLKS encoded by the coding sequence GTGCCTAAACAATTCTGTAATCTCAAGTGGTTGAGATTTAATCGTACCTCTTTCACCCTGTTTGCGATTCTACTGGCAATAGTTGTAATAATTGCCCTCTTCTTCCGAGATGATTGGATTAGACCGTTACTAGGCGACGTTTTAATTGTCATGGTGATTGCTTACTTTGTCCATGCTTTTATTGCAGTTCCACTACGGAAGGTTGCTATTGGGACTCTGATCTTTGCCTACTTGATTGAGTTTCTTCAGTTTCTTAATCTCATTGATATTTTAGGCTGGCGAAACTCGCAGCTAGCTCATTTAACAATTGGATCTACTTTCGATTGGCGAGATTTGGTTGCTTATACACTGGGGATTGCGATCGTTCTCCTCAGTGCCAATCGTCTGAAGTCATAA
- a CDS encoding lysozyme inhibitor LprI family protein — translation MIKFRTAICASVILFGTQLDVEPSKALPASHKAGTPLPNPTVILGFGGVLQLDCIRQVEAGEYRCAKRWAEVTHLLKSLVYQDVESQLIPPLQNQLAIANQSWHQFQTQHCQQLTQRLRNTPDFPIATSVCLARLNNDRILELQRGVKIITFQSHDPRFESLLDQLKLRNSSVQRHWEEYQTQYCQIEKALFSLNTLRLAECHQGLRQARLHQLEELLAAPARGLAIFNSSVRPGIPELNCVDETQIGLNQCAVYWSKTTQFLQSSIYGDWAERLSKQYQPTFGIAQKYWQDYREAHCTELVEPFQEGSMAPMLYHRCLARLNNDRIADLKGIAVYDSEDEAQQAPVTSGQDTTQALWERYQTEYCKFESLFFGSQTRSKQCPNRLNLGRLRHIKAMINTR, via the coding sequence ATGATAAAATTTAGAACTGCGATATGTGCGAGTGTCATTTTATTTGGAACTCAGCTTGATGTGGAACCGAGCAAAGCTCTCCCTGCGTCACATAAGGCAGGGACTCCTCTACCTAATCCAACCGTGATATTAGGATTTGGTGGAGTTTTGCAACTGGACTGTATTCGACAGGTTGAAGCGGGTGAATATCGCTGTGCAAAGCGTTGGGCAGAAGTCACCCATTTGCTCAAATCATTAGTTTATCAAGATGTTGAATCGCAACTTATTCCACCCCTGCAAAATCAACTGGCGATCGCAAATCAATCCTGGCATCAGTTTCAAACACAACACTGCCAACAGTTAACTCAACGCTTACGCAATACACCAGATTTTCCAATTGCAACATCTGTCTGTTTAGCGCGATTAAATAACGATCGCATTCTAGAATTACAGAGAGGTGTTAAAATCATAACCTTCCAATCTCACGATCCTCGATTTGAATCCTTACTCGATCAACTCAAATTGAGAAATTCATCGGTGCAACGCCACTGGGAGGAATATCAAACTCAGTATTGCCAAATTGAAAAAGCTCTATTCTCCCTGAATACCCTGAGATTGGCGGAATGTCATCAGGGTCTGAGACAGGCTCGACTTCACCAACTGGAAGAACTTTTGGCAGCACCTGCTCGTGGCTTGGCTATCTTCAATAGTTCTGTACGACCTGGAATTCCAGAGCTAAATTGTGTGGATGAGACGCAGATCGGGTTAAATCAATGCGCGGTCTATTGGTCAAAAACAACTCAGTTTTTGCAATCAAGCATTTATGGCGATTGGGCAGAAAGACTATCGAAGCAGTATCAGCCAACATTTGGGATCGCACAGAAATACTGGCAAGACTATCGTGAAGCACATTGTACTGAGTTGGTTGAACCTTTTCAGGAAGGTTCTATGGCACCGATGCTCTATCATCGCTGTTTAGCTCGGCTAAATAACGATCGCATTGCGGATCTAAAGGGGATAGCTGTATACGATTCAGAAGACGAGGCGCAGCAAGCCCCAGTTACATCTGGGCAAGATACCACTCAAGCTCTGTGGGAGCGTTATCAAACTGAGTACTGCAAGTTTGAGTCACTGTTTTTTGGTAGTCAAACCAGAAGCAAGCAATGCCCAAATCGTTTAAATCTGGGGCGTTTGCGCCATATCAAAGCAATGATAAATACTCGTTAA
- a CDS encoding S8 family serine peptidase produces the protein MVHVRYGGQNGEQYELAISENHIVVRTESRSSLISDRPFEAAPVSPQARNILNQFELSTRFSQAGVEVLHVKEPSHDGALRDTAREILNQEPEVQFAGRVLIDPVSQQPIVYTENLFVKFDHEEDVSFCQEILGRYGLTIKRQLEYARNAYFVSAPSNTGLAIFDISERLLNEESVELCHPELVREFRQRQAFPPQWHLKQTTIGGKTINAHANVEAAWKLSDGTGTIIAIIDDGVDIDHEEFRSSGKIVAPRDVTRKTNFPTPGNRDNHGTACAGVACGNGNFGASGVAPGAKLMPIRFVSALGSQDEADSFVWAAQNGADVISCSWGPPDGTWWDDKDPLHKQKVPLPDSTRLAMDYAINKGRNGKGCVILFAAGNGNESVDNDGYASYEKVIAVAACNDFGTRSAYSDFGTAVWCAFPSNNGNPSQTPGIWTADRTGVVGYNSGNTNLGDQAGNYTNSFGGTSSACPGAAGVAALILSRNPNLRWDEVRDIIKRSCDRIDPVGGNYNAEGRSPFYGYGRINALKAVELALPAQPEPVSIFTAVQDVPINDLQISQLSLAIANTNPIKSIKVTVDIEHTYIGDLVVSLNPPAESGVLPIILHDRKGGGADDIKQTYDEVSTPGLTALKGKIPQGTWTLEVADKAQADTGKIRSLTIELGF, from the coding sequence ATGGTTCATGTCCGCTATGGTGGTCAGAACGGTGAACAGTACGAATTAGCGATTAGTGAGAATCATATTGTAGTACGGACTGAAAGCCGCAGCTCGCTAATTAGCGATCGCCCCTTTGAAGCCGCCCCTGTTTCACCCCAAGCCCGTAATATCCTCAATCAATTCGAGTTATCAACTCGTTTCAGCCAAGCAGGTGTAGAAGTTCTCCATGTGAAGGAACCAAGCCACGATGGTGCTTTGCGCGACACAGCCAGGGAAATTCTCAATCAAGAACCTGAGGTGCAATTTGCCGGACGTGTGTTAATTGATCCGGTCAGTCAACAACCCATAGTTTACACAGAAAACCTCTTCGTGAAGTTTGACCACGAAGAAGACGTTAGTTTCTGCCAAGAAATTTTGGGACGCTACGGCTTAACAATTAAACGTCAACTAGAATACGCCCGTAATGCCTACTTTGTCAGCGCACCCTCCAATACTGGTTTAGCCATCTTTGATATTTCCGAAAGGTTGCTCAACGAGGAATCGGTGGAATTGTGTCATCCTGAATTGGTGCGGGAATTTAGACAACGTCAGGCATTTCCCCCGCAATGGCATCTCAAGCAAACCACGATTGGGGGTAAAACTATCAATGCCCACGCCAATGTTGAGGCGGCATGGAAGTTGAGCGATGGTACGGGAACGATTATTGCCATTATTGATGATGGTGTGGATATCGACCATGAAGAGTTCCGTTCCTCTGGTAAGATTGTCGCCCCTAGAGATGTCACACGGAAAACCAACTTTCCCACACCAGGAAACCGAGATAATCACGGTACGGCTTGTGCAGGTGTAGCTTGTGGTAATGGCAACTTTGGGGCTTCTGGGGTAGCGCCTGGGGCTAAGTTAATGCCCATTCGTTTCGTTTCTGCCCTGGGTTCCCAAGATGAAGCCGACTCTTTTGTCTGGGCTGCTCAAAATGGTGCGGATGTAATTTCCTGTAGTTGGGGGCCACCAGATGGTACATGGTGGGATGATAAAGACCCCCTACACAAGCAGAAAGTACCTCTACCCGATTCCACAAGACTAGCAATGGACTATGCCATCAATAAGGGGCGTAATGGCAAAGGATGTGTGATTTTATTCGCTGCGGGTAATGGTAACGAAAGCGTAGATAATGACGGCTACGCCAGCTATGAAAAGGTCATAGCTGTCGCGGCTTGTAACGACTTTGGTACTAGGAGTGCTTACAGTGATTTTGGTACAGCCGTCTGGTGTGCCTTTCCTAGCAACAACGGTAACCCTTCCCAAACCCCTGGTATTTGGACAGCCGATCGCACTGGTGTAGTCGGTTATAATTCCGGTAATACTAATCTCGGTGACCAGGCAGGCAATTATACAAATAGTTTCGGTGGCACCTCTAGCGCCTGTCCTGGTGCAGCTGGTGTCGCCGCCTTGATTCTCTCTCGCAATCCAAATCTGCGTTGGGATGAGGTCAGAGATATTATTAAACGCTCATGCGATCGCATTGATCCAGTTGGTGGTAACTATAACGCTGAAGGTCGTAGCCCATTCTACGGTTATGGTCGTATCAATGCCCTCAAAGCGGTAGAATTGGCACTACCCGCACAACCTGAGCCAGTCAGCATTTTCACGGCTGTGCAGGATGTCCCCATCAACGACTTGCAGATATCTCAACTCAGTTTAGCGATCGCTAACACCAACCCCATCAAATCTATCAAAGTTACGGTAGATATCGAGCATACCTACATCGGTGACTTAGTAGTTAGCCTCAACCCCCCTGCTGAATCCGGTGTATTACCAATCATCCTCCACGACCGCAAAGGCGGAGGCGCAGATGATATCAAACAAACTTACGATGAGGTGAGTACACCAGGACTAACTGCTTTGAAGGGTAAAATTCCTCAAGGAACCTGGACTTTAGAAGTAGCAGATAAAGCACAGGCGGATACAGGGAAGATTCGCAGCTTGACTATTGAACTTGGGTTTTAG
- a CDS encoding 2TM domain-containing protein — protein sequence MAAFEPNSLRSYSQEDVQRILQLAIARQADDQDKEFSYEQLLEIATELEISPETLKLAEIDWRSQHNELQQRQAFNTYRMIKFKKRFGNYAIVNGFLLLVDFIGGGTVTWSLYLLLFCGLAVGLDVWNTFQTKGEEYEMAFQRWNRKHQIKQTINSFVNKWFKALQA from the coding sequence ATGGCGGCATTTGAACCTAATAGTCTCCGTTCTTATAGCCAAGAAGACGTACAGCGAATTTTACAGCTGGCGATCGCCCGGCAAGCTGATGACCAAGATAAAGAGTTTAGTTATGAGCAATTGTTAGAAATTGCTACTGAGTTAGAAATATCACCAGAAACCCTCAAGCTAGCGGAAATAGATTGGCGATCGCAACACAACGAATTGCAGCAACGGCAAGCGTTTAATACTTACCGCATGATAAAGTTTAAAAAGCGTTTTGGTAATTACGCCATTGTCAATGGCTTTTTACTATTAGTTGATTTTATTGGTGGTGGAACGGTTACTTGGTCGTTATACCTGCTACTGTTCTGTGGTTTGGCGGTAGGGTTGGATGTGTGGAATACATTTCAAACTAAAGGTGAAGAGTATGAAATGGCTTTCCAGCGCTGGAATCGCAAACATCAAATTAAACAGACCATCAACAGTTTTGTGAATAAATGGTTTAAAGCGTTACAAGCTTAA
- a CDS encoding creatininase family protein: MHSFIPPERFFAYLTWTEIQEMPNKENVVIIQPVGAIEQHGPHLPLIVDAAIGVGVLGKALSKLDASIPAYALPTLYYGKSNEHWHFPGTITLSTETLTAIIMEVGESIYRAGFRKLVLMNSHGGQPQVMQMVARDLHVKYGDFAVFPLFTWRVPHITKELLTPKEATQGMHAGDAETSIMLAILPDQVQLDKAVAEYPPEQPEGSLLSWEGKLPVAWVTKDISKSGVIGDATTATREKGDRILESVSDGWVQVIKEIYAFR; this comes from the coding sequence ATGCACAGTTTCATTCCCCCAGAACGGTTTTTCGCCTACCTTACCTGGACAGAAATTCAGGAAATGCCAAATAAGGAGAATGTCGTTATCATCCAGCCAGTAGGGGCAATTGAACAGCATGGACCCCATTTACCATTGATTGTTGATGCTGCCATTGGTGTGGGGGTGTTGGGGAAAGCTTTATCTAAACTTGATGCTAGCATTCCAGCTTACGCCTTACCCACTCTTTATTATGGTAAATCCAATGAACACTGGCATTTCCCCGGAACGATTACCCTGAGTACGGAAACGCTAACAGCAATAATTATGGAAGTGGGAGAAAGCATTTATCGCGCAGGGTTTAGAAAGTTGGTGTTAATGAACTCCCACGGAGGACAACCCCAAGTTATGCAAATGGTAGCGCGAGATTTGCATGTAAAATATGGTGATTTTGCTGTTTTCCCTCTATTTACCTGGCGTGTACCCCACATCACTAAAGAATTGTTAACACCGAAGGAAGCAACACAAGGAATGCACGCGGGAGATGCGGAAACTAGTATTATGCTGGCGATTTTGCCAGATCAGGTACAACTAGATAAAGCCGTAGCAGAATATCCCCCAGAACAACCTGAAGGTAGCCTATTAAGCTGGGAAGGTAAATTACCTGTGGCTTGGGTGACAAAAGATATTAGTAAAAGTGGTGTGATTGGCGATGCCACAACTGCAACTAGAGAAAAAGGCGATCGCATTTTAGAATCCGTCTCTGATGGTTGGGTGCAAGTCATCAAAGAAATTTACGCCTTTCGCTAA